The proteins below come from a single Gimesia alba genomic window:
- a CDS encoding ParA family protein: MRIIAIMNQKGGVGKTTSSVNMAAGLAMQGKKVCLVDLDPQGHASLHLGIEPMGNVPTAYDVFSGFKTLAETRQLVAKNLWVVPATLDLAATELELVDAENREIVLREAIKKMAETEPFDYLIMDCPPSLGVLTVNALTAATEVIIPLQPHFFALQGLSKLLETTALVRRRLNRNLKVSGVVLCLYETGTRLAADVTDDLCAFLGESDPEAPWADAKVFQSRIRRNIKLAEAPSYGQSVFDYSSSCPGAKDYAGLVEEIIAGEQAEESPLQQAA, translated from the coding sequence ATGCGTATCATTGCAATCATGAATCAAAAGGGGGGCGTCGGTAAAACGACGTCGAGTGTGAACATGGCTGCCGGGCTGGCGATGCAGGGCAAAAAAGTCTGCCTGGTTGACCTCGATCCGCAGGGGCATGCCTCGTTGCATCTGGGAATTGAACCGATGGGAAATGTCCCCACGGCCTATGATGTCTTCTCGGGATTCAAAACTCTGGCAGAAACCCGCCAACTGGTCGCTAAAAATTTATGGGTGGTTCCTGCAACACTAGATCTGGCGGCAACCGAGTTGGAACTGGTTGACGCCGAAAACCGGGAAATCGTTCTTCGCGAGGCCATCAAGAAAATGGCGGAAACGGAACCCTTTGATTACCTGATTATGGACTGCCCCCCTTCTCTGGGTGTGTTAACGGTCAATGCTCTGACGGCTGCCACCGAGGTCATCATTCCTCTGCAACCTCACTTTTTTGCGCTGCAGGGTTTATCCAAGCTGTTGGAAACGACGGCTCTGGTACGGCGTCGCTTGAATCGCAATTTGAAAGTTTCCGGCGTCGTCTTATGTCTCTACGAAACGGGAACCCGATTGGCAGCCGACGTCACCGACGACTTGTGTGCCTTTTTGGGAGAAAGCGATCCGGAGGCTCCCTGGGCTGATGCCAAAGTCTTCCAGAGTCGAATCCGACGAAACATCAAACTGGCAGAAGCCCCCAGCTACGGACAATCTGTGTTTGATTATTCCAGTTCGTGCCCGGGCGCCAAAGACTACGCTGGTCTGGTTGAGGAAATCATCGCCGGAGAACAGGCAGAAGAATCGCCTCTGCAACAGGCGGCCTGA